A single genomic interval of Arthrobacter globiformis harbors:
- a CDS encoding FAD-binding oxidoreductase, translating to MGHLAGQHIDLRLTADDGYTAIRSYSVASTGMDEHLEITVDELSDGEVSPYLVRDLAVGDRLEIRGPVGGWFVWRPSNVNRVQLIGGGSGVVPLMSMIRAHQASNNEAPFKLLYSLKSPEASLYRDELRRLDQESAKLMVDYVYTRSTPEGWPVTPARLASDTLLAKIFPAEENPDVFVCGQTVFVETVADWLVMAGYSRESIKTERFGGTGGIR from the coding sequence ATGGGACATCTGGCCGGCCAGCACATTGACCTCCGCCTCACCGCCGACGACGGGTACACGGCCATCCGCTCTTACTCGGTGGCGTCCACAGGTATGGATGAGCATCTGGAAATCACCGTTGACGAGCTGTCTGACGGCGAAGTGTCGCCTTACCTTGTCCGGGACTTGGCCGTCGGGGACCGGTTGGAAATCCGGGGGCCGGTGGGCGGGTGGTTTGTCTGGCGGCCGAGCAATGTGAATCGGGTGCAGCTGATCGGGGGAGGATCCGGTGTGGTGCCGCTGATGTCGATGATCCGCGCCCATCAGGCCTCCAACAACGAGGCCCCTTTCAAGTTGCTCTATTCCCTCAAGTCCCCCGAGGCTTCGCTTTACCGCGACGAGCTGCGTCGATTGGACCAGGAATCAGCCAAGCTAATGGTCGACTACGTCTATACGCGCTCGACGCCGGAGGGCTGGCCGGTCACGCCGGCGCGCCTTGCTTCGGACACCCTTTTGGCCAAGATCTTCCCAGCTGAGGAGAATCCGGATGTATTTGTTTGCGGGCAAACCGTCTTCGTGGAGACCGTCGCGGACTGGCTTGTGATGGCCGGCTATTCGCGGGAGTCGATAAAGACTGAACGGTTTGGCGGGACGGGAGGTATCCGGTGA